In Indicator indicator isolate 239-I01 chromosome 16, UM_Iind_1.1, whole genome shotgun sequence, one genomic interval encodes:
- the FRMD5 gene encoding FERM domain-containing protein 5 isoform X2, producing MRAQPPFTMCFRVKFYPTDPAALKEEITRYLVFLQIKRDLYHGRLLCKTSDAALLAAYILQAEIGDYDPGKHPEGYSSKFQFFPKHSEKLERKIAEIHKSELSGQTPATSELNFLRKAQTLETYGVDPHPCKDVSGNAAFLAFTPFGFVVLQGNKRVHFIKWNEVTKMKFEGKTFYLYVSQKEEKKIVLTYFAPTPEACKHLWKCGIENQAFYKLEKSSQVRTVSSSNLFFKGSRFRYSGRVAKEVMESSAKIKREPPEIHRAGLVPSRSCPSITHGPRLSSVPRTRRRAVHISIMEGLESLRDSAHSTPVRSASHGDAFVAPGRSGRVESSERVAVIADENYSPADSVLPTPVAEHSLELMLLSRQANGAPCSIEEEKESEAGTPAAAEAEEAGGELRALCPGAGSLAQAEQVNKFVLSVLRLLLVTVGLLFVLLLLLIVLTESDLDTAFFRDIRQTPEFEQFHYQYFCPLRRWFACKVRAVVNLLIDT from the exons ATGAGAG CCCAGCCTCCCTTCACCATGTGCTTCCGTGTGAAGTTCTACCCCACCGACCCCGCGGCGCTGAAGGAGGAGATCACCAG GTACTTGGTCTTCCTGCAGATCAAACGGGATCTCTACCACGGCCGTCTCCTCTGCAAGACGTCGGATGCTGCTCTCTTGGCCGCCTACATCCTTCAAG CTGAGATTGGTGACTATGACCCAGGGAAGCACCCAGAAGGCTACAGCTCCAAGTTCCAGTTCTTCCCCAAGCACtcggagaagctggagaggaaaatCGCAGAGATCCACAAGTCTGAGCTGAG TGGACAGACTCCAGCTACTTCAGAGCTGAACTTCCTCAGGAAAGCCCAGACTCTGGAGACCTATGGGGTTGACCCACACCCTTGCAAG GACGTGTCGGGGAACGCGGCGTTCCTGGCCTTCACCCCCTTTGGCTTCGTGGTTCTGCAGGGAAACAAGAGAGTCCACTTCATCAAATG GAATGAGGTGACCAAGATGAAGTTTGAGGGGAAGACCTTCTACCTGTATGTGAGCCAGAAAGAG gagaagaaaattgTCCTGACCTATTTTGCCCCAACACCAGAAGCCTGCAAGCACCTctggaagtgtgggatagagaACCAGGCTTTCTACAA GTTGGAGAAGTCAAGTCAGGTCCGGACGGTGTCCAGCAGCAACTTGTTCTTCAAGGGCAGCCGGTTCCGATACAG CGGCCGTGTCGcgaaggaggtgatggagtccagCGCCAAGATCAAGAGGGAACCTCCCGAGATTCACCG GGCGGGGCTGGTGCCGAGCAGGAGCTGCCCCTCCATCACCCACGGCCCGCGGCTGAGCAGCGTGCCCCGCACCCGCAGGAGAGCTGTGCACATCTCCATCATGGAAG GTCTGGAGTCCCTCCGTGACAGCGCCCACTCCACGCCGGTGCGCTCAGCCTCCCACGGCGACGCCTTCGTGGCCCCCGGGCGCAGCGGGCGCGTCGAGAGCAGCGAGCGTGTGGCGGTGATCGCGGACGAGAACTACAGCCCGGCGGACAGCGTGCTGCCCACGCCGGTGGCCGAGCACAGCCTGGAGCTGATGCTGCTCTCACGGCAGGCCAACGGGGCCCCGTGCAGCATCGAGGAAGAGAAGGAGTCGGAAGCCGGCACGCCGGCGGCGGCCGAGGCGGAGGAGGCGGGCGGCGAGCTGCGGGCCCTGTGCCCCGGCGCCGGCAGCCTGGCGCAGGCGGAACAGGTGAATAAGTTTGTTTTAAGTGTCCTCCGTTTGCTCCTTGTGACAGTTGGACTCCTCTTTGTtttgctcctcctcctcatcgTCCTTACCGAGTCCGACCTTGACACTGCCTTTTTCCGCGATATCCGCCAGACCCCCGAGTTCGAGCAGTTCCATTACCAATACTTTTGTCCCCTCAGGCGATGGTTTGCCTGCAAAGTCCGCGCCGTGGTAAACCTGCTCATTGACACCTGA
- the FRMD5 gene encoding FERM domain-containing protein 5 isoform X1, with protein sequence MCFRVKFYPTDPAALKEEITRYLVFLQIKRDLYHGRLLCKTSDAALLAAYILQAEIGDYDPGKHPEGYSSKFQFFPKHSEKLERKIAEIHKSELSGQTPATSELNFLRKAQTLETYGVDPHPCKDVSGNAAFLAFTPFGFVVLQGNKRVHFIKWNEVTKMKFEGKTFYLYEKKIVLTYFAPTPEACKHLWKCGIENQAFYKLEKSSQVRTVSSSNLFFKGSRFRYSGRVAKEVMESSAKIKREPPEIHRAGLVPSRSCPSITHGPRLSSVPRTRRRAVHISIMEGLESLRDSAHSTPVRSASHGDAFVAPGRSGRVESSERVAVIADENYSPADSVLPTPVAEHSLELMLLSRQANGAPCSIEEEKESEAGTPAAAEAEEAGGELRALCPGAGSLAQAEQAMVCLQSPRRGKPAH encoded by the exons ATGTGCTTCCGTGTGAAGTTCTACCCCACCGACCCCGCGGCGCTGAAGGAGGAGATCACCAG GTACTTGGTCTTCCTGCAGATCAAACGGGATCTCTACCACGGCCGTCTCCTCTGCAAGACGTCGGATGCTGCTCTCTTGGCCGCCTACATCCTTCAAG CTGAGATTGGTGACTATGACCCAGGGAAGCACCCAGAAGGCTACAGCTCCAAGTTCCAGTTCTTCCCCAAGCACtcggagaagctggagaggaaaatCGCAGAGATCCACAAGTCTGAGCTGAG TGGACAGACTCCAGCTACTTCAGAGCTGAACTTCCTCAGGAAAGCCCAGACTCTGGAGACCTATGGGGTTGACCCACACCCTTGCAAG GACGTGTCGGGGAACGCGGCGTTCCTGGCCTTCACCCCCTTTGGCTTCGTGGTTCTGCAGGGAAACAAGAGAGTCCACTTCATCAAATG GAATGAGGTGACCAAGATGAAGTTTGAGGGGAAGACCTTCTACCTGTAT gagaagaaaattgTCCTGACCTATTTTGCCCCAACACCAGAAGCCTGCAAGCACCTctggaagtgtgggatagagaACCAGGCTTTCTACAA GTTGGAGAAGTCAAGTCAGGTCCGGACGGTGTCCAGCAGCAACTTGTTCTTCAAGGGCAGCCGGTTCCGATACAG CGGCCGTGTCGcgaaggaggtgatggagtccagCGCCAAGATCAAGAGGGAACCTCCCGAGATTCACCG GGCGGGGCTGGTGCCGAGCAGGAGCTGCCCCTCCATCACCCACGGCCCGCGGCTGAGCAGCGTGCCCCGCACCCGCAGGAGAGCTGTGCACATCTCCATCATGGAAG GTCTGGAGTCCCTCCGTGACAGCGCCCACTCCACGCCGGTGCGCTCAGCCTCCCACGGCGACGCCTTCGTGGCCCCCGGGCGCAGCGGGCGCGTCGAGAGCAGCGAGCGTGTGGCGGTGATCGCGGACGAGAACTACAGCCCGGCGGACAGCGTGCTGCCCACGCCGGTGGCCGAGCACAGCCTGGAGCTGATGCTGCTCTCACGGCAGGCCAACGGGGCCCCGTGCAGCATCGAGGAAGAGAAGGAGTCGGAAGCCGGCACGCCGGCGGCGGCCGAGGCGGAGGAGGCGGGCGGCGAGCTGCGGGCCCTGTGCCCCGGCGCCGGCAGCCTGGCGCAGGCGGAACAG GCGATGGTTTGCCTGCAAAGTCCGCGCCGTGGTAAACCTGCTCATTGA
- the FRMD5 gene encoding FERM domain-containing protein 5 isoform X3, whose product MRAQPPFTMCFRVKFYPTDPAALKEEITRYLVFLQIKRDLYHGRLLCKTSDAALLAAYILQAEIGDYDPGKHPEGYSSKFQFFPKHSEKLERKIAEIHKSELSGQTPATSELNFLRKAQTLETYGVDPHPCKDVSGNAAFLAFTPFGFVVLQGNKRVHFIKWNEVTKMKFEGKTFYLYVSQKEEKKIVLTYFAPTPEACKHLWKCGIENQAFYKLEKSSQVRTVSSSNLFFKGSRFRYSGRVAKEVMESSAKIKREPPEIHRAGLVPSRSCPSITHGPRLSSVPRTRRRAVHISIMEGLESLRDSAHSTPVRSASHGDAFVAPGRSGRVESSERVAVIADENYSPADSVLPTPVAEHSLELMLLSRQANGAPCSIEEEKESEAGTPAAAEAEEAGGELRALCPGAGSLAQAEQAMVCLQSPRRGKPAH is encoded by the exons ATGAGAG CCCAGCCTCCCTTCACCATGTGCTTCCGTGTGAAGTTCTACCCCACCGACCCCGCGGCGCTGAAGGAGGAGATCACCAG GTACTTGGTCTTCCTGCAGATCAAACGGGATCTCTACCACGGCCGTCTCCTCTGCAAGACGTCGGATGCTGCTCTCTTGGCCGCCTACATCCTTCAAG CTGAGATTGGTGACTATGACCCAGGGAAGCACCCAGAAGGCTACAGCTCCAAGTTCCAGTTCTTCCCCAAGCACtcggagaagctggagaggaaaatCGCAGAGATCCACAAGTCTGAGCTGAG TGGACAGACTCCAGCTACTTCAGAGCTGAACTTCCTCAGGAAAGCCCAGACTCTGGAGACCTATGGGGTTGACCCACACCCTTGCAAG GACGTGTCGGGGAACGCGGCGTTCCTGGCCTTCACCCCCTTTGGCTTCGTGGTTCTGCAGGGAAACAAGAGAGTCCACTTCATCAAATG GAATGAGGTGACCAAGATGAAGTTTGAGGGGAAGACCTTCTACCTGTATGTGAGCCAGAAAGAG gagaagaaaattgTCCTGACCTATTTTGCCCCAACACCAGAAGCCTGCAAGCACCTctggaagtgtgggatagagaACCAGGCTTTCTACAA GTTGGAGAAGTCAAGTCAGGTCCGGACGGTGTCCAGCAGCAACTTGTTCTTCAAGGGCAGCCGGTTCCGATACAG CGGCCGTGTCGcgaaggaggtgatggagtccagCGCCAAGATCAAGAGGGAACCTCCCGAGATTCACCG GGCGGGGCTGGTGCCGAGCAGGAGCTGCCCCTCCATCACCCACGGCCCGCGGCTGAGCAGCGTGCCCCGCACCCGCAGGAGAGCTGTGCACATCTCCATCATGGAAG GTCTGGAGTCCCTCCGTGACAGCGCCCACTCCACGCCGGTGCGCTCAGCCTCCCACGGCGACGCCTTCGTGGCCCCCGGGCGCAGCGGGCGCGTCGAGAGCAGCGAGCGTGTGGCGGTGATCGCGGACGAGAACTACAGCCCGGCGGACAGCGTGCTGCCCACGCCGGTGGCCGAGCACAGCCTGGAGCTGATGCTGCTCTCACGGCAGGCCAACGGGGCCCCGTGCAGCATCGAGGAAGAGAAGGAGTCGGAAGCCGGCACGCCGGCGGCGGCCGAGGCGGAGGAGGCGGGCGGCGAGCTGCGGGCCCTGTGCCCCGGCGCCGGCAGCCTGGCGCAGGCGGAACAG GCGATGGTTTGCCTGCAAAGTCCGCGCCGTGGTAAACCTGCTCATTGA